Proteins co-encoded in one Phycodurus eques isolate BA_2022a chromosome 21, UOR_Pequ_1.1, whole genome shotgun sequence genomic window:
- the LOC133396705 gene encoding gastrula zinc finger protein XlCGF57.1-like isoform X1, which produces MALFAPSAHSPSTGPPLIVTPPCSPSLHLPLSTQAPRALLLPHSHAPRRLRTSVSLTQRRTCPHTLNLPSQSHWTILITSGKCCDRRVKMCARRAAPYQEELCGPKGGKKPRQLLDAVLNLQPRTVLRSANITEDLRTERQEAEPPHIKEEVETILIKKEEEEARPHIKQEEEQEDITKFPSTGVPLKREDEGPSEESRGTEPPSSSASQHMTTEGDGDHCGGSQADGLFAPLSDSDDMTSRSPHAVEGDDCQKSEGHMTCHTDNKRWKCSQCGKTFANKSILKQHTRTHTGEKPFSCTVCGQRFTQKGNLKLHTITHTGEKPFSCSVCGQRFTQKGNLKLHTRTHTGEKPFSCSVCGQRFSAKGHLQIHRRTHTGEKPFSCSVCGQRFSGKGHLKIHTRTHTGEKPFSCSVCGQRFAHKANIKLHTRTHTGEKPFSCSVCGQRFAHKGNLKLHTRTHTGGKPFSCSVCGQRFTQKGNLELHTITHTGEKPFSCSVCGQRFFEKGKLKIHTRTHTGEKPFSCSYCGQSFTQKGHLKIHTRTHTGEKPFPCSVCGQRFTQKEHLKRHTRTHTGEKPFSCSVCGQRFSYTYQAKAHVCW; this is translated from the exons ATGGCTTTATTTGCCCCCTCTGCACATTCgccgtcaacgggtcctcctcTCATCGTTACTCCCCCCTGCTCACCGTCACTGCACTTGCCACTGTCCACGCAAGCACCTCGCGCGCTCCTTCTTCCTCACAGCCACGCCCCGCGACGCCTGCGCACttccgtctcactcacacagcGACGCACATGCCCGCACACGCTGAACTTGCCGTCACAATCACATTGGACAATACTCATAACG AGCGGAAAGTGTTGTGatcgtcgtgtgaaaatgtgcgcGAGAAGGGCGGCACCGTACCAGGAGGAGCTTTGTGGACCAAAAGGCGGGAAGAAGCCacgtcaactactggacgctgtGTTGAATCTGCAGCCTCGAACTGTGCTACGCAGCGCAA acatcactgAAGATCTTCGTACTGAGCGGCAGGAGGcagagccccctcacattaaagaggaggtGGAGACCATTTTGATtaagaaagaggaggaagaagcacGCCCCCAcatcaaacaggaagaggagcaggaggatatcaccaagtttccatcaactggtgtccctttgaagagggAAGATGAAGGTCCAAGTGAAGAGAGCAGAGGGacggagcctccaagcagcagcgcgagtcaacacatgacaacagaaggtgacggagaccactgtggaggatcacaagcagacggacTCTTcgctccactatcagatagtgacgacatgacgtcacGTTCTCCTCACGCTGTTGAAGGTGATGATTGTCAAAAGTCTGAAGGTcatatgacatgtcacactgacaacaaacgatggaaatgttctcagtgtgggaaaacatttgctaataaaagcattttgaagcaacacacaagaacccacactggtgagaaacctttttcctgcacagtttgtggtcaaagattcactcagaagggaaacttaaaattacacacaataacccacactggtgagaaacctttttcctgctcagtttgtggtcaaagattcactcagaagggaaacttaaaattacacacaagaacacacactggtgagaaacctttttcctgctccgtTTGCGGCCAAAGGTTCTCTGCGAAGGGACACTTACAAATACACagaagaacccacactggtgagaaacctttttcctgctcagtttgtggtcaaagattctctgggaagggacatttaaaaatacacacaagaactcacactggtgagaaacctttttcctgctctgtGTGTGGCCAAAGATTCGCTCATAAGGCAAAcataaaattacacacaagaacccacactggtgagaaacctttttcctgctcagtttgcggccAAAGATTCGCTCATAAGGGaaacttaaaattacacacaagaacacacactggtgggaaacctttttcctgctcagtttgcggtcaaagattcactcagaagggaaacTTAGAATtacacacaataacacacaccggtgagaaacctttttcctgctcagtttgtggtcaaagattctttGAAAAGGGaaagttaaaaatacacacgagaacccacactggtgagaaacctttttcttgttCATATTGTGGTCAAAGtttcactcagaagggacatttaaaaatacacacaagaacccacactggtgagaaaccttttccctgcTCGGTTTGCGgccaaagattcactcagaaggaacactta
- the LOC133396705 gene encoding gastrula zinc finger protein XlCGF57.1-like isoform X2, which translates to MCARRAAPYQEELCGPKGGKKPRQLLDAVLNLQPRTVLRSANITEDLRTERQEAEPPHIKEEVETILIKKEEEEARPHIKQEEEQEDITKFPSTGVPLKREDEGPSEESRGTEPPSSSASQHMTTEGDGDHCGGSQADGLFAPLSDSDDMTSRSPHAVEGDDCQKSEGHMTCHTDNKRWKCSQCGKTFANKSILKQHTRTHTGEKPFSCTVCGQRFTQKGNLKLHTITHTGEKPFSCSVCGQRFTQKGNLKLHTRTHTGEKPFSCSVCGQRFSAKGHLQIHRRTHTGEKPFSCSVCGQRFSGKGHLKIHTRTHTGEKPFSCSVCGQRFAHKANIKLHTRTHTGEKPFSCSVCGQRFAHKGNLKLHTRTHTGGKPFSCSVCGQRFTQKGNLELHTITHTGEKPFSCSVCGQRFFEKGKLKIHTRTHTGEKPFSCSYCGQSFTQKGHLKIHTRTHTGEKPFPCSVCGQRFTQKEHLKRHTRTHTGEKPFSCSVCGQRFSYTYQAKAHVCW; encoded by the exons atgtgcgcGAGAAGGGCGGCACCGTACCAGGAGGAGCTTTGTGGACCAAAAGGCGGGAAGAAGCCacgtcaactactggacgctgtGTTGAATCTGCAGCCTCGAACTGTGCTACGCAGCGCAA acatcactgAAGATCTTCGTACTGAGCGGCAGGAGGcagagccccctcacattaaagaggaggtGGAGACCATTTTGATtaagaaagaggaggaagaagcacGCCCCCAcatcaaacaggaagaggagcaggaggatatcaccaagtttccatcaactggtgtccctttgaagagggAAGATGAAGGTCCAAGTGAAGAGAGCAGAGGGacggagcctccaagcagcagcgcgagtcaacacatgacaacagaaggtgacggagaccactgtggaggatcacaagcagacggacTCTTcgctccactatcagatagtgacgacatgacgtcacGTTCTCCTCACGCTGTTGAAGGTGATGATTGTCAAAAGTCTGAAGGTcatatgacatgtcacactgacaacaaacgatggaaatgttctcagtgtgggaaaacatttgctaataaaagcattttgaagcaacacacaagaacccacactggtgagaaacctttttcctgcacagtttgtggtcaaagattcactcagaagggaaacttaaaattacacacaataacccacactggtgagaaacctttttcctgctcagtttgtggtcaaagattcactcagaagggaaacttaaaattacacacaagaacacacactggtgagaaacctttttcctgctccgtTTGCGGCCAAAGGTTCTCTGCGAAGGGACACTTACAAATACACagaagaacccacactggtgagaaacctttttcctgctcagtttgtggtcaaagattctctgggaagggacatttaaaaatacacacaagaactcacactggtgagaaacctttttcctgctctgtGTGTGGCCAAAGATTCGCTCATAAGGCAAAcataaaattacacacaagaacccacactggtgagaaacctttttcctgctcagtttgcggccAAAGATTCGCTCATAAGGGaaacttaaaattacacacaagaacacacactggtgggaaacctttttcctgctcagtttgcggtcaaagattcactcagaagggaaacTTAGAATtacacacaataacacacaccggtgagaaacctttttcctgctcagtttgtggtcaaagattctttGAAAAGGGaaagttaaaaatacacacgagaacccacactggtgagaaacctttttcttgttCATATTGTGGTCAAAGtttcactcagaagggacatttaaaaatacacacaagaacccacactggtgagaaaccttttccctgcTCGGTTTGCGgccaaagattcactcagaaggaacactta